Genomic window (Rathayibacter sp. VKM Ac-2760):
GTGACCGTGACCTCAGGGAAGCGCAGCGTGATGCTCGCCCGCGTCGTCGAGGCGGCGCTGCAGGCAGGCGCCGAATCGGTGCACGTCGTCTTCAACGGGAACGGCGGGCAGGAGCGCGTGATGCGCGGACTCCTTCCGGCGGATCTCGACGCGCGGGTGAGCGCCACTACCCTGCCCAACGACCTCGGCACCGCCGGCGGCTTCCGCACGGCGATCGAGCACTGCCGCACGCAGGAGCCGGACTACGCCTGGCTCCTCGAGGACGACACCGTCCCGCGGCCGGACGCGCTCGCCGTGCTGCTGGCCTCGCCGCAGGCCCTCGACCCGACGGCCTGCCATGCGAGCCTGCGCGAGACGGACTTCTACCAGTCCCAGCTCGTCACCGGCCGGCCCGCTGCCGAGGTGTTCCCGAGCCCCGGCCGCTTCCTCGACAACGACGTCCGCCGGCTGCTCGACCGCCGCGCCGGCGGCCGCTGCGGCAGCCGCCCGCAGGAGCCGATCGCGGTACCGGTCGCTCCCTACGGTGGCCTGCTGGTCTCGCGGACCGCGCTCACGGCGATCGAGCCGCCGCGCCAGGAGTTCGTCCTCCGGGGCGACGACCGGGAGTGGACGCAGCGGATCACGCGGGGCGGCTTCCCGATCCACCTGCACCCTATGAGCCGGATCGACGAACTCGACGCCTGCCGGGACGCGGCCGACCGCGCGTCCGCGACCGACGTGCTCCTGCACGCCTCGAACACGCACGAGCTCTACCTCGCCGTCCGCAACCGGACCGCTCTGGATCTCGAGGCGGCCCGAGCAGACGGACGGCGAGCCGAGCGCGTGTTCGCCCTCAACCGCGGTCTCTACTGCGCCGCGCTGGCGGCGCGCGGTCTGCGGTGGGGTCGGGTCGCGACGACCCGCACGATCCTCCGCGGCGTCGTCGCGGGCAGCCGGGGGCGCTTCCTCTCCGCGCGCTGAGGTGAGCGGCGGCGCGCCGGGCGAGCCCCGGGGTCAGGTCGTCAGGAGTCCGAGCTCGACGAGGTCGTCGAGCAGCCGGTCGATCTCCACCTGAGCGCAGCCGCCCCCTGCTCCGTCCAGGTCGTCCGCCGCTCGGACCACCGCGGCGGCCTCGGCCCTCGACCGGCATCCGCCCTCGGCGAACCGCTCCCAGAGCAGCCGGGCCGACGCCTGCAGCACGACCGGCTGCGCCCCGGCGGGAGCACCGAGGGGCAGGAGGTAGAGCCCCTGCGGGGTCGCCACCGTCGCGACTGCGGGTCGCGTCGACGGGCGCCGGGAGGAGGTCGGACGCTCCCCCGCCCCGGGATCCGCCGCCGGCGCCGACCGAGGCGCGCTCGTCGCGGCGAGCGCGGCATCCGAGGGACGCGGTTCGGCGTCTGCCGTGACGGACGCCGGGGCGGCGGCGCCCGCGGTGGCCCGCGCAGCGCGGCGCACCGCAGTGAGGTCTCGGACAGCGGGCGGCAGGGCGGCGACCGCTGCCGCGAACCGCCTTCCCCGGAGCCGCAGCCGGGCGGAGGCCGTCCGCGGCGCCAGCGGGTGATCGATGGCGAGGTCCCGACCGGCGGGGAGCAGCGCGCGTCGGAGCAGGCGGAGCCGCGTCGCGAGTGTGGGCGCCTCGGCGAGCGCCAGCAGCCAGTCCCCCGTCCGGCTCAAACCCCGCGTGCGCAGCCGCCAGAGCGCGTACTCGCGACTCGGGCGGACGGGCAGCGCGACGTCTGCTCCGATCCGGGCGAGGAACGGCGCGATCGGCTCGAGGCAGCCCAGTTCCCCCGCGAGAGCGGCCACCGCCTCCTCCCGGCCGCGCGCCGCCACTGCGGCGACGAGCTCGTCCAGCTCCGCCGCGCTGCGCTGCTGGTAGAGGGCGCGCAGGCTGTGCAGGGCGGAGACGAGGACCGCCGCCTCGACGCCGCTCGCCCGGACCGGCACTCCGGCGACCTCGATCTCGCAGCGGGTGCGCCAGAGCACCTCGAAGGCGCGCTGCGGATCGACGAAGAAGCCGGGCCAGCTGGTGTGCACGTCGATGTCGCACGGCCAGGAGGGGTGCAGGAGGGTCACCGAGTGGGTGACGAGCGCGCGGTGCGCGGCGGACCCCGGCCGGACCGACCAGCCGCGCTCGGCGAGCAGCGCGAGGAGCCGGCCTGCGTCGGACGGGTCGACCAGCACGTCCGCATCGCTGGAGGGATGGGGACGGCGGATCCGGTGCGCGTCGGCGATCGGACCTTTGATGAACAGAGCGCGGATCCCCGTGCTCCGGGAGAGCTCGTCCACCAGCGCGTGGACCAGACCGACGGCGGCGTCCAACGGGAGGTCGGCAACGGGTCGCACGGTGGCTGCTGCCCCTCTCCGTCGGCGGCGCGGATCCGCACCGCCGAACACCGTAGGAGCTTCCGCCGGAAGGAGGATGCCCGGGCGCGGCATCGACGTCCGCCTGCGCGGGACGTCGCCCGCGCCGGGTGGGCCGCTCCCGGTGAGCGGGCGCCGCGGCGACGTCCGGACACCCGCTCGACGTGCGGTAACGTCCCAGCTGGAAGCCCCTGTCCCCCTCCCTCCCACTCACAGCAGGAGCACTCGTGCGAATCCTCGTCACCGGCGGAGCCGGCTTCATCGGCAGCAACTTCGTCCACCTCACCCTCCGCGAGCGGCCGGACGCGCGGATCACCGTGCTCGACAAGCTGACCTACGCGGGCAACCGCGACTCCCTGGCCCCGGTCGCCGACCGCGTCACCCTGGTCGAGGGCGACATCGCCGACGCCGAGCTGGTCGACCGCCTGGTCGCCGACGCCGACCTCGTCGTGCACTTCGCCGCGGAGTCGCACAACGACAACTCGCTGAACGACCCGACGCCGTTCCTCGAGACGAACATCATCGGCACGTTCACGCTGCTGCAGGCGGTGCGCGCGCACGACGTCCGCTACCACCACATCTCGACGGACGAGGTCTACGGCGACCTCGAGCTCGACGACCCGGCTAAGTTCACCGAGCAGACGCCGTACAACCCCTCGAGCCCCTACTCCTCGACCAAGGCCGGCAGCGATCTCCTGGTGCGGGCCTGGGTGCGCTCCTTCGGCGTGAAGGCGACGATCTCGAACTGCTCGAACAACTACGGGCCCTACCAGCACGTCGAGAAGTTCATCCCGCGGCAGATCACGAACGTCATCGACGGCGTCCGCCCGAAGCTCTACGGCGCGGGTGAGAACGTGCGCGACTGGATCCACGTGGACGACCACAACAGCGGTGTCTGGGCGATCATCGATCGCGGCCGGATCGGCGAGACCTACCTGATCGGCGCGGACGGGGAGAAGAACAACCTCGAGGTCGTGACGCGGATCCTCGACGCGTTCGGCCTGCCGGAGACCGCGTTCGACCACGTGACCGACCGCCCCGGCCACGACCTCCGCTACGCGATCGACTCGACCCGCCTGCGCACCGAGCTCGGCTGGGAGCCGCGTTACACCGACTTCGAGTCGGGCCTCGCGGCGACCGTGCAGTGGTACCGGGAGAACGAGGCGTGGTGGCGCCCGCAGAAGGCGGCGACCGAGGCGAAGTACTCGGTGCAGACCAGCACCACTCCGTAGCGGCCGGCGCTGCACGGGCCTGCGGCCGTCGTCTCCGGACGGCGGCCGCTTCCGCGTGCCCGGACGCGACGCGGTGTCGCTCCGAGCCCGGCGGGCGTCGCGTCCGCACGGACGCGGGACCGCGTTCGGGGGGCCCGCGGGCGGGGCATTCTTCACTTCGGCAGGGGCGACGGGTCCGCTCCCTACGGTGGGCGCATCCCATCCCCCCGGGTGGCCGCCCTCCCGATCCTCCGCCCCGCACTGCGGAGGAGCCGCGGCTCCGCCCCTCGCGAAGGCAGACGCCCATGCTCCGACGCGCCCGACGACGCGCACCGCTCGCCCTCGTCCTCGCGGCGGCGCTCGCGGCCGGCCTGGTGCCGCTCGGCGCCGCTCCCGCCACGGCGGCCGGCTCCGCCACGGCCCCGGGGACCTACGAGAACGACTCCCCCGCGCTGACGCTGACGGGCACCTGGAACCCGGTCGCCTCGTCGATGGACAGCGGCGGGAGCTACGCGCAGCTCACCACCACGGGAGCGGCGGAGATCACCTTCGCGGCGACCGGGGTCGCCTGGACGGCGCGGAAGAACCAGTCCTCCGGGATCGCCGACGTGTACCTCGACGGCGCCAGGGTCAGCACCGTCGACCTCTACTCGGCGGCCACGCAGTACCGGCAGACGGTCTACAGCGTCGACGGTCTCGCGGACGGCGAGCACACCCTCCGCATCGTGCGCACCGGCACCAAGAACGACAGTGCGATCGGCCGGAACCTCACGCTCGACTCCGTGGTCGTCTCGGACATCACTCCCCCGTCCGCGCCGACGGGCGTGACCGCGGTGCCGGAGGGGACCGGCGCACGGGTGCGCTGGACGGCCGCGCCCGAGAGCGACGTCACCGGCTACCAGGTCTTCCGCGCGGCGAGCGGCAGCACCGACTGGACGAGGCTGACCGACGACCGCGGGGTGGGCGGCACCGACCTGCTCGACGAGGGCCTGGCACCGGGCGGCGGCTACTCCTACCGGGTGGCGGCGGTCGACGCCGCGGGGAACGTCTCGCCGCGGAGCGCGACCGCCTCCGTCGCGCTGCCGCAGAACGCCGTCGCACCGGGGACCTACGAGAACGACTCCCCCGCCGTCACCCTCTCCGGCAGCTGGAGCGCCGTCGCGTCGTCGATGGACAGCGGCGGCTCGTACGCGCAGCTCGGCACCGCCGGCTACGCCGAGATCTCCTTCACGGGCTCCGGCGTCGCCTGGATCGCCCGGAAGAACCAGTCCTCCGGCACCGCGGACGTGCTGCTCGACGGGGCGACGGTCGCGACGATCGACCTCTACGCGGCGACGACGGCGTACCAGCAGGCGGTCTACCGGGTCGACGGCCTGGCCGACGGCGTGCACACCCTGCGGGTCGTCCGCACGGGCGCGAAGAACGACAGCGCGATCGGCCGGAACGTCACTCTCGACTCCTTCGTGATCCCCGACGTCACCGCGCCCGCGACGCCCGCCGACGTCTCCGCCGTGCCGGAGTCGACCGGAGCGCG
Coding sequences:
- a CDS encoding nucleotidyltransferase family protein, translated to MRPVADLPLDAAVGLVHALVDELSRSTGIRALFIKGPIADAHRIRRPHPSSDADVLVDPSDAGRLLALLAERGWSVRPGSAAHRALVTHSVTLLHPSWPCDIDVHTSWPGFFVDPQRAFEVLWRTRCEIEVAGVPVRASGVEAAVLVSALHSLRALYQQRSAAELDELVAAVAARGREEAVAALAGELGCLEPIAPFLARIGADVALPVRPSREYALWRLRTRGLSRTGDWLLALAEAPTLATRLRLLRRALLPAGRDLAIDHPLAPRTASARLRLRGRRFAAAVAALPPAVRDLTAVRRAARATAGAAAPASVTADAEPRPSDAALAATSAPRSAPAADPGAGERPTSSRRPSTRPAVATVATPQGLYLLPLGAPAGAQPVVLQASARLLWERFAEGGCRSRAEAAAVVRAADDLDGAGGGCAQVEIDRLLDDLVELGLLTT
- a CDS encoding glycosyltransferase codes for the protein MLRRLDGTAPRVIAVTVTSGKRSVMLARVVEAALQAGAESVHVVFNGNGGQERVMRGLLPADLDARVSATTLPNDLGTAGGFRTAIEHCRTQEPDYAWLLEDDTVPRPDALAVLLASPQALDPTACHASLRETDFYQSQLVTGRPAAEVFPSPGRFLDNDVRRLLDRRAGGRCGSRPQEPIAVPVAPYGGLLVSRTALTAIEPPRQEFVLRGDDREWTQRITRGGFPIHLHPMSRIDELDACRDAADRASATDVLLHASNTHELYLAVRNRTALDLEAARADGRRAERVFALNRGLYCAALAARGLRWGRVATTRTILRGVVAGSRGRFLSAR
- the rfbB gene encoding dTDP-glucose 4,6-dehydratase; protein product: MRILVTGGAGFIGSNFVHLTLRERPDARITVLDKLTYAGNRDSLAPVADRVTLVEGDIADAELVDRLVADADLVVHFAAESHNDNSLNDPTPFLETNIIGTFTLLQAVRAHDVRYHHISTDEVYGDLELDDPAKFTEQTPYNPSSPYSSTKAGSDLLVRAWVRSFGVKATISNCSNNYGPYQHVEKFIPRQITNVIDGVRPKLYGAGENVRDWIHVDDHNSGVWAIIDRGRIGETYLIGADGEKNNLEVVTRILDAFGLPETAFDHVTDRPGHDLRYAIDSTRLRTELGWEPRYTDFESGLAATVQWYRENEAWWRPQKAATEAKYSVQTSTTP